The Panthera uncia isolate 11264 chromosome C1 unlocalized genomic scaffold, Puncia_PCG_1.0 HiC_scaffold_3, whole genome shotgun sequence genome includes a region encoding these proteins:
- the LOC125910964 gene encoding dual specificity protein phosphatase 8 produces MAAPASDSGGGGGERSPTSSPGSSTGAGVAAAGARDGGDAAARSAAVTVPGLPPLEDYECKICYNYFDADRRAPKLLACLHTFCQECLSQLQLRAAAAAAAASASAAPERPLRPPPWHGPPGAIACPVCRHRTPLPDSRVHGLPNNTKLAEAFPLALRAAHDPLPQPRARAGLRAPGAYESCQNCKRAALTAGCVCVVFSFLSMVVLLFTGLIFVNHYGGGGGGGGGAPPGGGAPPGAAPAAGSPSPVGPICLSVASILALFSVVVTWVICWLKYRPEGAAAGSAGGGGGGPRARAAAGGGARRSDT; encoded by the exons ATGGCAGCGCCGGCGAGCgacagcggcggcggcggcggcgagcggAGCCCAACCAGCAGCCCCGGGAGCTCGACAGGAGCCGGGGTCGCCGCGGCGGGAGCCCGGGACGGCGGGGACGCGGCCGCTCGGAGCGCCGCCGTGACCGTCCCCGGCCTGCCTCCGCTCGAGGACTACGAGTGCAAAATCTGCTACAACTACTTCGACGCGGACCGGCGCGCGCCCAAGCTGCTGGCGTGCCTGCACACCTTCTGCCAGGAGTGCCTGAGCCAGCTGCAGctccgcgccgccgccgccgccgccgccgcctctgcGAGCGCCGCGCCTGAGCGCCCGCTGCGCCCGCCGCCCTGGCACGGCCCGCCCGGCGCCATCGCGTGCCCCGTGTGCCGCCACCGCACGCCGCTGCCCGACAGCCGCGTGCACGGCCTGCCCAACAACACCAAGCTCGCCGAGGCCTTCCCTCTGGCCCTGCGCGCCGCGCACGACCCGCTGCCCCAG CCCCGCGCCCGCGCCGGCCTGCGCGCCCCGGGCGCCTACGAGAGCTGCCAGAACTGCAAGCGCGCCGCGCTCACCGCCGGCTGCGTGTGCGTcgtcttctccttcctctccatgGTGGTGCTGCTCTTCACCGGCCTCATCTTCGTCAACCActacggcggcggcggcggcggcggcgggggggcaCCTCCCGGCGGCGGGGCGCCCCCTGGCGCTGCCCCCGCTGCCGGGTCGCCCTCGCCCGTGGGGCCCATCTGTCTGTCGGTGGCCAGCATCCTGGCGCTCTTCTCGGTCGTCGTCACTTGGGTCATCTGCTGGCTCAAGTACCGGCCCGAGGGCGCGGCCGCTGGCtcggcggggggcggcgggggcggcccgAGGGCGCGGGCGGCGGCTGGCGGCGGCGCGCGGAGGAGCGACACGTAA